In Chitinophagales bacterium, a single genomic region encodes these proteins:
- a CDS encoding gliding motility-associated C-terminal domain-containing protein translates to TYSVTVTNAAGCTASDAVNITVFANPVIQLPTDTSMFENNPIKLVPVISSGATGTFVWTPNEAISCADCAQPEVNPTDSITYTLNYTDVHNCTASATIHVRVMNDAEISMPTAFSPNGDGVNDILRPLGFNVKSIRWKVFNRWGELVFQTNEWNTGWDGTFKTVEQPLGVYVYTIEATFMNKKVKHYNGNVTLVR, encoded by the coding sequence TACATATAGTGTAACCGTAACCAATGCTGCGGGATGCACGGCAAGCGATGCTGTGAACATTACGGTATTTGCCAATCCGGTAATTCAATTGCCAACAGATACTTCTATGTTTGAGAATAACCCAATTAAATTGGTTCCAGTGATTAGTAGTGGTGCTACTGGTACCTTTGTTTGGACTCCGAATGAAGCAATTTCGTGTGCAGATTGTGCCCAACCTGAAGTTAATCCCACAGATTCAATTACTTACACACTTAACTATACCGATGTACATAATTGTACGGCAAGTGCAACTATTCATGTAAGAGTAATGAATGATGCTGAAATTAGTATGCCAACTGCATTTTCGCCCAATGGAGATGGGGTTAATGATATACTGCGCCCATTAGGGTTTAATGTAAAAAGCATTCGATGGAAAGTATTTAATCGTTGGGGAGAGTTGGTGTTCCAAACCAATGAGTGGAATACAGGCTGGGATGGAACTTTTAAAACGGTTGAGCAACCTTTAGGAGTGTATGTTTACACAATAGAAGCTACTTTTATGAATAAAAAAGTGAAGCATTACAATGGCAATGTAACCTTAGTTAGATAG
- a CDS encoding alpha-glucosidase: MCWQVASAQDWWRATTVYQIYPRSFSDTNGDGIGDLQGIIDKLDYLKSLGIETIWISPYTQSPQKDFGYDVSNYRTIAPEYGNMALFEKLLHEVHARNMKLVFDLVLNHTSDEHEWFKESSSSQDNAKADWYIWKNGRGKKGTKRPNNWRAMAGNRAWTYHPERKQFYYTGFLPFQPDLNYSNPAVKDTMFNMVRFWLKQGVDGFRLDIISAIYEDSLLRNNPPSGRMIPSDKSLTILFQHLKHNFLQERSFDFASELRKVVDEYPNKFIVGETHGSEHVINKFCLKNNEKGLHTVFLFKSLTTPFKARKYRKMVMRYEESFPEPLLPTYVFGNHDRTRLLTRLKGSIGKAKLLALFQFTARGIPFIYYGEEIGMEKVRIPLKQAQDPVGISMKKIPQFMVDMSLETLNRDECRTPMQWNASANAGFCSEGVKPWLPIAANYATTNVEAAQRDSASLLHFYKQVLALRNTTSALQTGKLEIAKEWCSNSIFAFYRIRNGEKLLVLMNMTKRKIKIAAIAGKVLLSTHAQPNSSFLQQWEGRVIQISE, from the coding sequence TTGTGTTGGCAAGTTGCAAGTGCACAAGATTGGTGGCGTGCTACAACCGTGTATCAAATTTATCCGCGCTCGTTTAGCGATACCAATGGCGATGGCATTGGCGATTTACAAGGAATTATAGATAAACTGGATTATCTTAAAAGTTTAGGGATAGAAACCATTTGGATTTCACCATATACCCAAAGCCCTCAAAAAGATTTTGGCTATGATGTAAGCAATTACCGCACTATTGCTCCTGAGTATGGAAATATGGCGTTGTTTGAAAAATTACTGCACGAAGTTCATGCACGCAACATGAAGTTGGTATTCGATTTGGTATTGAACCATACTTCCGATGAACATGAATGGTTTAAGGAGTCTTCTTCATCGCAAGACAATGCTAAGGCAGATTGGTACATTTGGAAAAATGGACGTGGTAAAAAAGGAACCAAGCGACCTAACAATTGGCGAGCTATGGCCGGCAATCGCGCGTGGACCTATCACCCTGAGCGTAAGCAATTTTACTACACGGGGTTTTTACCATTTCAACCCGATCTTAATTATAGCAATCCCGCAGTAAAAGACACTATGTTTAATATGGTGCGCTTTTGGTTAAAGCAAGGTGTAGATGGTTTTAGATTAGATATCATTAGCGCCATTTACGAAGACTCGCTGCTGCGCAACAATCCGCCTAGCGGCAGAATGATTCCTTCTGATAAGTCGCTCACTATTTTATTTCAACATTTAAAACATAATTTTTTGCAGGAGAGAAGTTTTGATTTTGCTTCGGAGCTGCGCAAAGTAGTAGATGAATATCCAAACAAATTTATTGTAGGCGAAACGCACGGCAGCGAACATGTAATCAACAAATTCTGTTTAAAGAATAATGAAAAAGGGCTGCATACAGTATTCCTTTTTAAGTCGCTTACTACTCCGTTTAAAGCCAGAAAATATCGTAAAATGGTGATGCGTTACGAAGAAAGTTTTCCGGAGCCTTTACTGCCAACTTATGTGTTTGGCAACCACGATAGAACCCGTTTGCTTACGCGTTTAAAAGGAAGTATTGGAAAGGCAAAACTGCTTGCCTTATTTCAGTTTACTGCAAGGGGAATTCCATTTATATATTATGGTGAAGAAATTGGCATGGAGAAAGTACGGATTCCATTAAAGCAAGCACAAGATCCGGTTGGAATAAGCATGAAAAAAATTCCACAGTTTATGGTAGATATGTCGCTCGAAACACTTAACCGCGATGAGTGCAGAACTCCCATGCAGTGGAATGCTTCTGCCAATGCAGGTTTTTGTAGCGAAGGAGTAAAACCATGGTTGCCCATTGCTGCTAATTATGCAACAACCAATGTAGAAGCTGCTCAGCGCGATAGCGCATCATTGCTTCATTTCTATAAACAAGTATTGGCATTGCGCAATACAACATCAGCCTTACAAACAGGAAAATTAGAAATTGCCAAGGAGTGGTGTTCTAATAGCATTTTTGCCTTTTACCGTATTCGCAATGGAGAAAAACTATTAGTACTTATGAATATGACTAAAAGAAAAATAAAGATTGCCGCTATTGCAGGCAAAGTACTTCTTTCTACACATGCCCAACCTAATAGCAGTTTTTTACAGCAATGGGAAGGACGCGTGATACAGATAAGCGAGTAG
- a CDS encoding tetratricopeptide repeat protein translates to MIAEGKEHIGKPASEANVAAKVQIMFTTAQGLVNVDANLAMSYINQIIALSKENKYEVGIGKADLLLSAYHWFHGNIEKSLEVNQKAQSCFEKHEDYLHLSIAVRLLGMIYGELGDFDRCLELYYEALAIQEELGEKRQLAITYNNIASAQMRMGAREQGLCSYQKALDILDEIDSNEPQILTSKAMICTNMGQAYAASQDHDKGLHYHKLALRWSEMLDKNSRLVAQTYYHIGFHYVEIRDFANALPNLFNALEIAERMQNKRLMSDLYLLLAKSYCQTDNFERALSFAIKQRDLVKATDSESVSADVLNSHKMFADIYERMKDYGQAVYHYKFVMELNEKIQQQDKVVQVRNKSLRHQLERQKSELQQSNADLQMFASIASHDMRAPLRTIASFMQLLERKNEGKFDETDKQYLSFAVNGARHLERMIEDLLAYSKLDKNVGSPSVIDLSKIATQVDYNLKAYITERKAIFQVGKLPQVMAHQSLMVQLIQNIVNNGLKYNRSEVPSVSISDVSDNNETIIAIADNGIGIPEQQRQKAFKMFSRLHSASEFEGTGIGLAMCKKIMDFYRGRVWIEDGINGGSIFYLAFPNSKHPGEAAV, encoded by the coding sequence ATGATTGCCGAAGGCAAGGAACATATTGGAAAACCTGCAAGCGAAGCAAACGTGGCTGCCAAAGTGCAAATCATGTTTACTACCGCTCAGGGTTTGGTAAATGTGGATGCCAATCTTGCCATGAGCTATATCAATCAAATAATAGCACTTTCAAAAGAAAATAAGTATGAAGTAGGCATAGGCAAAGCAGATTTACTACTAAGTGCTTACCATTGGTTTCATGGAAATATCGAAAAATCTTTAGAGGTAAATCAAAAAGCGCAAAGCTGTTTCGAGAAGCATGAAGACTATTTACACCTTTCAATAGCCGTTCGTTTATTGGGAATGATTTATGGTGAACTGGGCGATTTTGATCGGTGCTTGGAGTTGTATTACGAAGCATTAGCCATACAAGAAGAATTAGGAGAGAAACGACAGTTGGCAATTACTTACAATAATATTGCTTCGGCTCAAATGCGCATGGGGGCTCGCGAACAAGGATTGTGCAGCTACCAAAAGGCACTCGATATTTTAGATGAAATAGATAGCAACGAGCCGCAAATACTTACCAGCAAGGCAATGATTTGCACCAATATGGGGCAAGCCTATGCTGCCAGCCAAGACCACGATAAAGGTTTGCATTATCATAAGTTGGCATTGCGCTGGAGTGAAATGCTCGATAAAAATTCGCGACTGGTAGCACAAACGTATTACCATATTGGTTTTCATTATGTAGAAATAAGAGATTTTGCCAATGCACTTCCCAACCTTTTTAATGCGTTGGAAATTGCCGAGCGTATGCAAAACAAGCGGCTCATGAGCGATTTATATTTGCTGCTTGCCAAGAGCTATTGCCAAACCGATAATTTTGAAAGAGCACTTTCTTTTGCCATAAAGCAACGCGATTTGGTAAAAGCTACCGATTCGGAATCTGTGAGTGCCGATGTTTTAAACAGCCATAAAATGTTTGCCGATATCTACGAAAGAATGAAAGATTATGGGCAGGCAGTTTATCACTATAAGTTTGTAATGGAGTTGAATGAAAAAATTCAACAACAAGATAAAGTGGTGCAAGTGCGCAACAAAAGTTTGCGCCACCAATTAGAAAGACAAAAGAGTGAACTCCAGCAGTCTAATGCCGATTTACAAATGTTTGCTTCCATTGCTTCGCACGATATGCGCGCTCCTTTGCGCACCATTGCTTCGTTTATGCAATTACTGGAGCGCAAAAACGAAGGTAAATTTGATGAAACCGATAAGCAGTATCTCAGCTTTGCTGTGAATGGAGCACGCCATTTAGAGCGGATGATTGAAGATTTGTTGGCTTACAGTAAATTAGATAAGAATGTTGGTTCACCTTCGGTGATAGATTTAAGTAAAATTGCCACACAAGTAGATTACAATCTAAAGGCATACATCACCGAGCGTAAAGCAATTTTTCAAGTAGGGAAATTGCCGCAGGTAATGGCTCACCAGAGTTTAATGGTGCAGCTTATTCAAAACATTGTAAACAATGGATTAAAGTACAATAGAAGCGAAGTGCCTTCCGTGTCTATCAGCGATGTGTCGGATAATAATGAAACCATAATTGCCATTGCCGATAATGGTATTGGCATTCCGGAGCAGCAGCGCCAAAAAGCATTTAAAATGTTTTCGCGCCTGCATTCTGCCAGTGAGTTCGAAGGCACAGGAATTGGCTTGGCAATGTGTAAAAAGATAATGGATTTTTATCGCGGAAGGGTATGGATAGAAGACGGTATCAATGGCGGCAGTATTTTCTATTTGGCATTTCCCAATAGCAAGCATCCGGGCGAAGCTGCTGTGTAG
- a CDS encoding T9SS type A sorting domain-containing protein gives MKKYFLSFAATLLTIIFTHAQVVTVATTNALCNSSATGTAKAIVTPPGNNYQYTWSANAAVGVQYGDSVSSLPAGTYSVTVTDTVTTMQYFASGVIAEPAAIIAITTSTNVSCNGNNDGAVASTVTGGIPPYTYLWSNNATTTNLTNLTAGSYSVSVSDANNCATSSFATVTEPAPITISPVTQNPSCNSTNGTIDLNIQGGTPPYSFMWSNGSTANALLGVAAGTYTVSVLDANGCNAFSNINLSNSSNLSANATIVDIDCQHITGSISAVGVNGILPYSYAWYQNSTLLDTGSTFKNLQPGNYTLEVTDGAGCVIQKNYTVNNLGINATYKVQNLVCNTTFGSLTLLSISGGSAPYSYSWSNGATTASLDSLAVGTYSVTVSDAQTCTSVQSFSLVYNQFSPNYYVLVNGGINNCASTGTLTASVPNGVAPFTYLWNNGATTASISNIVPGAYAVTVTDANGCSGVGYGSITPICLNTISGYLFNDVNANCNKDSGDVALVSYAVVASNGSQFYYGWSDTAGFYSIAVPNGNYSVTINNYYGCTQQLTACGNSTAVFNGTGQTSNHNFTTTNNSSYDLSVWANWTKANPGFNKNYNIYYGNNSGSSFNGTATITMHYDSVLVYVGSNNSTPVHNASAHTLTWTINNISSSYYTANPPLNAEFNVPVTVSLSAILHTEITITPTANDCNTSNNTIINNQIVTGSYDPNKKEVFPDGNITNNDSILTYTIHFQNTGTDTTHFVILVDSLPAEIYPSSVTPVAFSHLYKWLSVTGLGGVLKVEFNPIYLVDSATNEPASKGFFTFTAKKKPALAVGTQIKNKAYIYFDYNPPIITNTVINTIVAPSSIVEIDKQIEVKIAPNPFSDIAAFEITGLHQPFNFELFDITGKRIREIPSLNASKFFIAKESLSTGMYLYRITSEGKVKAQGRVSVQ, from the coding sequence ATGAAAAAATATTTCCTCTCGTTCGCAGCAACCTTACTTACAATAATCTTTACACATGCGCAAGTAGTTACAGTAGCTACTACCAACGCGCTTTGCAACAGCAGCGCCACGGGCACGGCAAAAGCCATTGTAACGCCTCCGGGCAATAATTACCAATACACTTGGAGTGCTAATGCAGCCGTAGGAGTGCAATATGGCGATAGTGTATCGAGTCTGCCGGCAGGCACCTATTCGGTAACTGTAACCGATACTGTTACTACTATGCAGTATTTTGCCAGTGGAGTTATTGCTGAACCAGCTGCAATCATTGCAATAACTACATCTACTAATGTTTCTTGCAATGGCAACAACGATGGCGCAGTTGCCTCTACGGTAACGGGCGGTATTCCTCCTTATACCTACTTGTGGAGTAATAATGCTACTACAACTAATTTAACAAACCTAACTGCCGGGAGTTATTCGGTTTCAGTTTCGGATGCCAACAACTGTGCTACCAGTTCTTTTGCAACAGTAACAGAGCCTGCACCAATTACTATTTCTCCCGTAACACAAAATCCCAGTTGCAATTCTACCAATGGTACTATTGATTTAAATATTCAAGGCGGCACTCCGCCTTATTCCTTTATGTGGAGCAACGGCAGCACCGCCAATGCTTTATTAGGGGTTGCGGCAGGCACTTATACTGTAAGTGTGTTAGATGCTAATGGGTGCAATGCTTTTTCAAACATCAACTTGAGCAACAGCAGCAACTTATCTGCTAATGCTACTATAGTAGATATTGACTGCCAACATATTACAGGAAGTATCTCTGCGGTTGGTGTTAACGGCATACTACCTTATTCCTATGCTTGGTATCAAAACAGCACTTTGCTCGATACCGGCAGCACATTCAAAAATTTACAACCGGGTAATTACACACTTGAAGTTACCGATGGAGCCGGATGTGTAATACAAAAAAATTACACCGTAAATAATTTAGGTATAAATGCTACTTACAAAGTGCAAAATTTAGTGTGTAATACTACATTCGGCAGCCTTACACTACTCTCTATTTCGGGAGGTTCTGCGCCATACTCCTACTCTTGGAGTAATGGAGCAACTACTGCTTCCTTAGATTCGCTGGCAGTAGGCACTTATTCAGTTACAGTAAGCGATGCACAGACTTGCACGAGTGTTCAATCCTTCTCGCTTGTTTATAACCAGTTTAGCCCCAACTATTATGTATTAGTAAATGGAGGCATCAACAATTGCGCATCTACCGGCACACTTACTGCAAGTGTTCCAAATGGAGTAGCGCCTTTTACCTATTTGTGGAATAATGGTGCAACTACAGCATCTATCTCCAATATAGTACCCGGAGCATACGCTGTAACAGTAACCGATGCAAATGGCTGTTCTGGTGTGGGTTATGGAAGTATAACTCCCATTTGCTTAAACACTATTTCGGGTTATTTATTTAATGACGTAAACGCTAATTGCAATAAAGATTCTGGCGATGTGGCATTAGTAAGTTATGCAGTAGTGGCAAGCAATGGTTCTCAATTTTATTATGGTTGGAGCGATACCGCAGGATTCTATTCTATAGCTGTGCCTAACGGCAATTATAGTGTTACCATCAATAACTACTACGGCTGCACACAGCAATTAACTGCCTGCGGCAATTCCACAGCAGTATTTAACGGCACGGGGCAAACATCGAATCACAACTTTACTACCACTAATAATAGTTCTTACGATTTATCGGTATGGGCGAACTGGACAAAAGCAAATCCAGGCTTCAATAAAAACTATAATATCTATTATGGCAACAACTCCGGTAGTTCTTTTAATGGCACTGCTACCATTACCATGCACTACGACTCTGTTTTAGTATATGTGGGCAGCAATAATTCAACGCCCGTACACAATGCAAGTGCACATACACTTACTTGGACAATCAACAATATTTCATCCAGTTATTATACTGCTAATCCGCCTTTAAATGCAGAATTTAATGTTCCTGTTACCGTATCGTTGAGCGCTATATTGCACACAGAAATTACTATTACACCTACTGCCAACGATTGTAACACATCCAACAATACTATTATCAACAACCAAATAGTAACAGGTTCTTACGATCCCAACAAAAAAGAAGTATTTCCCGATGGAAATATCACCAACAACGATTCCATTCTTACTTATACCATCCACTTCCAAAATACCGGAACCGATACTACCCACTTTGTAATATTGGTAGATTCATTACCTGCAGAAATTTATCCTTCTTCGGTAACTCCTGTTGCCTTCAGTCACTTATACAAATGGTTAAGTGTTACGGGTTTGGGTGGTGTGCTGAAAGTTGAATTTAACCCAATTTATTTGGTAGATAGTGCCACCAACGAGCCTGCAAGTAAAGGCTTCTTTACTTTTACCGCCAAGAAAAAACCTGCTTTAGCAGTTGGCACACAAATAAAAAACAAAGCCTACATCTATTTCGACTACAATCCGCCAATTATTACCAATACGGTAATAAACACTATTGTTGCACCTTCATCAATTGTTGAAATAGACAAGCAGATTGAAGTAAAAATTGCCCCCAACCCATTTAGTGATATAGCTGCATTTGAAATTACCGGACTTCACCAACCTTTCAATTTTGAACTGTTTGATATTACAGGTAAAAGAATTCGAGAAATACCATCGCTAAACGCTTCAAAATTCTTTATTGCAAAAGAATCTCTGAGTACCGGCATGTACTTGTATCGAATTACTTCCGAAGGAAAGGTAAAAGCCCAAGGCAGAGTGAGTGTACAATAA
- a CDS encoding acyl-CoA dehydrogenase family protein, with the protein MNFDSNENQTMIAQTIRDFAEREIRPKMMEWDETQHFPKELFHKMGELGLMGMYIPQKYSGSGFSYFEYVTGIVEVSKVCSSIGLSMAAHNSLCTGHIYYHGTEEQKQKYLPKLATGQHVGAWGLTEPNTGSDAMRMKCVAKKVDGGWVLNGTKCWITHGISSDVVVAIVRTGELLDSHGMTAFIIERGTKGLKAGKKENKLGMRASETAEVIFEDCFVPDENVVGGEVGVGKGFQQAMQILDGGRISIAALSLGIAKGAYEASVKYAKEREQFGQPIAHFQAIGFKLADMATKIEAAELLTMQAAYLKNAGKKLTKQSAFAKYYASEVCVQVSTDAIQIFGGYGYTKDFPVEKFYRDSKLCTIGEGTSEIQKLVISREIMKGNL; encoded by the coding sequence ATGAATTTTGACAGCAACGAAAATCAAACCATGATTGCCCAAACCATTCGCGATTTTGCAGAACGTGAAATTCGCCCGAAAATGATGGAGTGGGACGAAACTCAGCATTTCCCAAAAGAGTTATTTCATAAAATGGGAGAATTGGGTTTAATGGGTATGTATATTCCACAAAAGTACAGCGGTAGCGGATTTAGCTATTTTGAGTATGTAACAGGAATAGTGGAAGTGTCTAAAGTTTGCAGTTCTATCGGTCTTTCTATGGCAGCACACAATTCGCTTTGCACCGGCCATATTTATTACCACGGAACCGAAGAACAAAAACAAAAGTACTTACCTAAGTTAGCTACAGGGCAGCACGTGGGTGCTTGGGGCTTAACAGAGCCTAATACCGGAAGCGATGCTATGCGTATGAAATGCGTTGCAAAAAAAGTAGATGGCGGTTGGGTATTAAACGGTACTAAGTGTTGGATTACACACGGTATTTCGAGCGATGTAGTAGTTGCAATTGTTCGCACAGGCGAATTACTCGATTCGCACGGTATGACTGCCTTTATTATTGAGCGCGGCACTAAAGGATTAAAAGCTGGGAAAAAAGAAAATAAGTTAGGCATGCGTGCCAGCGAAACTGCCGAAGTTATATTTGAAGATTGTTTTGTTCCGGATGAAAATGTTGTGGGTGGTGAAGTTGGTGTAGGTAAAGGATTTCAGCAAGCCATGCAAATTTTAGATGGCGGCAGAATTTCTATTGCAGCACTTAGCCTTGGTATTGCCAAAGGTGCTTACGAAGCTTCGGTAAAGTATGCAAAGGAGCGCGAGCAGTTCGGCCAGCCCATTGCACATTTTCAAGCAATTGGTTTTAAATTGGCAGATATGGCCACCAAAATTGAAGCTGCTGAGTTGCTTACCATGCAAGCTGCTTATTTAAAAAATGCAGGAAAAAAATTAACCAAGCAATCGGCATTTGCAAAATACTATGCTTCGGAGGTGTGCGTGCAAGTGAGTACCGATGCCATTCAAATTTTTGGAGGCTATGGTTATACCAAAGATTTTCCGGTAGAAAAATTTTATCGCGATAGTAAACTCTGTACCATTGGAGAAGGTACTTCAGAAATTCAAAAGCTAGTTATTAGTCGCGAAATTATGAAAGGCAATTTGTAG
- a CDS encoding carboxylesterase family protein, protein MKQFLWFIVLLIATTAQAQNAACTSNRYQQKVFPQVTKTSQILFGTATPYGLLAQPQNLYFDFYEPTGDSLQERPLIVYAFGGAFLIGDKNQPPIPQYCETLAKMGYAVAAIDYRIGFNTTSTESTIRAVYRAAQDLRAAIRFICQRSSQYKIDTASIILTGSSAGCFAGLHSTYFEESQRPAATFGILTEPADLGCFDCSGNSDFGKRLPKIAGIVNHWGALLDTLLIENASDENCPVISFHGTNDNLVPYAEGNPFSYPVFPSVYGSKNIHQRLTSVGIVNKLYPLNGEGHEPWLLKPELVDTMIRNATDFLYNEVLRPKAQKISGDTIACKGQTLTLQAIQRNRSAYCWVVSPKGSIINNNGNTLTIKCIDTGWITIKVIEKNYLNTVSKEAEHRIHIIEKPIANFSVQANQQLGISIVNTAQNFNTISWNLGDGNIINGNINSYHYTLPGTYTIEQTVSNAACSDTISHTIVVDTCPRANFTYRIAGDTLLLFADTTNAVNYQWNINGSNFSGQSSVALLFNSGTFPVRLTVVNQLGCAVSSLQFITKEISAITSAESLPVSVHPNPFKKHFEITVGENITAHYEVWDISGKKLQEGKFKTHTMVVSETIQWHGFYMLKVTAGDKSNYFKILAE, encoded by the coding sequence ATGAAACAGTTTCTTTGGTTTATTGTATTACTCATTGCAACAACTGCACAAGCGCAGAATGCAGCTTGCACTTCTAACCGCTATCAACAAAAAGTTTTTCCGCAGGTTACTAAAACATCGCAAATTTTATTTGGCACAGCCACACCTTATGGCTTATTGGCACAACCACAAAATTTGTATTTCGATTTTTATGAACCCACTGGCGATTCATTACAAGAACGCCCTTTAATTGTATATGCTTTTGGTGGCGCATTTTTAATTGGCGATAAAAACCAACCTCCAATTCCACAATACTGCGAAACACTTGCAAAAATGGGGTATGCCGTTGCTGCCATAGATTACAGAATTGGCTTTAATACCACCAGCACCGAAAGTACCATAAGAGCTGTTTACCGCGCGGCACAAGATCTTAGAGCCGCCATTCGCTTTATTTGCCAACGCAGCAGTCAATACAAAATAGATACAGCATCTATTATTTTAACCGGAAGCAGTGCCGGATGCTTTGCTGGTTTACACTCTACTTATTTTGAAGAAAGCCAACGCCCCGCAGCAACATTTGGCATACTCACCGAGCCTGCAGATTTAGGTTGCTTTGATTGCAGCGGCAATTCAGATTTTGGAAAACGACTGCCTAAAATTGCAGGCATTGTAAACCATTGGGGCGCATTACTAGATACACTTTTAATTGAAAATGCATCTGATGAAAACTGCCCTGTAATTTCCTTTCATGGAACCAACGATAATTTAGTACCTTACGCAGAAGGCAATCCCTTTTCGTATCCAGTATTTCCATCGGTTTATGGCAGCAAAAATATTCACCAGCGCTTAACCTCAGTTGGTATAGTAAATAAACTATATCCTTTAAATGGCGAAGGGCATGAACCATGGTTGCTAAAACCAGAACTGGTAGATACCATGATACGTAATGCTACAGATTTTTTATACAATGAAGTACTGCGTCCTAAAGCCCAAAAAATTTCGGGCGATACCATTGCCTGCAAAGGGCAAACACTTACTCTACAAGCAATACAGCGCAATCGAAGTGCTTACTGTTGGGTAGTTTCACCCAAAGGTTCAATTATTAATAACAATGGAAATACGCTTACTATAAAATGTATTGATACAGGTTGGATAACAATAAAAGTGATAGAGAAAAACTACTTAAATACGGTTTCAAAAGAAGCAGAACACCGCATCCATATTATTGAAAAACCAATCGCAAATTTTAGCGTTCAGGCAAATCAGCAATTAGGCATTTCTATTGTAAACACTGCCCAAAATTTCAATACTATTTCTTGGAACTTGGGAGATGGAAACATCATAAACGGCAACATAAACAGCTATCACTACACTTTGCCCGGTACTTACACCATTGAGCAAACAGTAAGCAATGCAGCTTGCTCCGATACAATTAGCCATACAATAGTTGTGGATACCTGCCCGCGCGCCAATTTTACTTATCGAATTGCTGGTGATACGCTGTTGCTATTTGCCGATACTACCAATGCAGTAAACTACCAATGGAATATAAACGGTAGCAATTTTTCCGGACAAAGTTCTGTTGCCCTACTTTTCAATTCCGGGACTTTTCCGGTACGCCTAACTGTGGTAAATCAGTTAGGCTGTGCTGTTAGTTCTCTGCAATTTATTACTAAAGAAATTTCAGCTATTACAAGTGCCGAAAGCCTACCCGTATCGGTACATCCCAATCCTTTCAAAAAACACTTTGAGATTACTGTTGGCGAAAACATTACTGCCCATTATGAAGTGTGGGATATTAGCGGCAAAAAACTACAAGAAGGAAAATTTAAAACCCACACCATGGTTGTATCTGAAACAATCCAATGGCATGGGTTTTATATGCTTAAAGTAACGGCTGGCGATAAAAGCAACTACTTTAAAATACTTGCCGAATAA